From the genome of Leptospira saintgironsiae, one region includes:
- a CDS encoding bifunctional 3,4-dihydroxy-2-butanone-4-phosphate synthase/GTP cyclohydrolase II, translating into MIGSIEQAIEDIKAGKMIILVDSEDRENEGDLVCAAEFTDKEKVNFMATYGRGLICFPMEGDRLRQLGLNRMVDDLSLGDKHGTAFTVSVDAKNGTTTGISAQDRATTIQVLIDPKTTPGDLMKPGHLFPLQAVSGGVLRRAGHTEASVDLSKLAGLYPAAVICEIMNDDGTMSRLPDLEKFAEKHGLNIYTIEDLIRYRRKKENLIHLEVETTLPTEYGDFSVRAYSTIIDDKVHVALVKGKIDKNEPIMVRVHSECFTGDIFGSGRCDCGPQLHSALSMIAQEGKGILLYMRQEGRGIGLINKLKAYNMQDQGLDTVEANEKLGFAPDLREYGVGAQILKEIGVGKMKLLTNNPRKIVGLEGYGLEVTDRIPIEIKPTGNNHHYLFTKKMRMGHLLGLN; encoded by the coding sequence ATGATCGGCTCCATTGAACAGGCAATCGAAGATATAAAAGCGGGGAAGATGATCATTCTCGTGGATTCCGAAGATCGGGAAAACGAGGGGGATCTGGTTTGCGCCGCCGAATTCACTGATAAAGAAAAGGTGAATTTTATGGCCACCTACGGAAGGGGCTTAATTTGTTTTCCTATGGAGGGAGACAGACTCAGACAACTCGGTCTGAACAGAATGGTGGACGACCTGAGTTTGGGCGACAAACACGGGACAGCATTCACAGTTTCCGTAGATGCAAAGAATGGAACTACTACTGGGATTTCTGCCCAGGATAGAGCGACTACAATCCAAGTACTTATAGATCCTAAAACCACTCCAGGCGACTTGATGAAACCTGGCCATTTATTTCCTTTACAAGCGGTTTCGGGAGGAGTGCTCAGAAGAGCGGGCCACACCGAGGCATCTGTAGATCTTTCAAAACTTGCGGGACTTTATCCTGCGGCTGTGATCTGCGAGATTATGAATGATGATGGAACAATGTCCCGTCTTCCTGATTTGGAAAAATTCGCCGAAAAGCACGGACTGAATATTTACACAATCGAAGATCTGATCCGTTACAGAAGGAAAAAAGAAAATCTAATTCATTTGGAAGTGGAGACAACTCTTCCTACTGAATATGGAGATTTTTCTGTCAGAGCTTATTCTACCATCATAGACGATAAGGTCCATGTTGCATTAGTAAAAGGTAAAATTGATAAGAACGAACCTATAATGGTCCGCGTACATTCCGAGTGTTTTACCGGGGATATTTTCGGAAGCGGACGTTGTGATTGTGGACCTCAACTCCATTCTGCACTTTCTATGATCGCTCAGGAAGGGAAGGGAATTCTTCTCTATATGAGACAAGAAGGTAGAGGGATCGGTCTTATTAACAAACTCAAAGCTTATAATATGCAGGACCAAGGTTTGGATACTGTAGAAGCTAACGAGAAATTAGGATTTGCTCCTGACCTCCGTGAATATGGAGTGGGCGCTCAGATCCTAAAAGAAATTGGAGTTGGTAAGATGAAACTTCTTACTAATAATCCTCGTAAGATTGTTGGTTTGGAAGGTTATGGTCTGGAAGTTACGGATCGAATTCCTATAGAGATTAAACCTACAGGAAATAATCACCACTATCTATTCACGAAAAAAATGAGAATGGGGCATTTACTCGGACTGAACTAA
- the pdxH gene encoding pyridoxamine 5'-phosphate oxidase produces the protein MENKISDIRNEYSKASLDEKDIGDSPIDFFKTWFDQAVHSEVREPTAMTLATVRKDGMPDARIVLLKGIEKEGFQFYTNYQSAKGKELESNPNACLVFFWAELERQVRIRGKISKVSRENSENYFHSRPFASQIGALASSQSDPVNDRSILDKHYEELKLKYEGKTVPLPENWGGYILEASEIEFWQGRRSRLHDRILFQKESGSWAKIRLQP, from the coding sequence ATGGAAAATAAGATCTCTGATATCCGTAACGAATACAGTAAAGCTTCTCTGGACGAAAAAGATATCGGAGATTCTCCCATCGATTTTTTCAAAACTTGGTTCGACCAAGCTGTCCATTCAGAAGTAAGAGAACCAACTGCTATGACATTGGCAACTGTTCGAAAAGATGGAATGCCTGATGCAAGGATCGTTTTACTAAAAGGGATCGAAAAAGAAGGATTCCAATTTTATACAAATTACCAAAGCGCCAAGGGAAAAGAATTAGAATCGAATCCAAATGCTTGTTTGGTATTTTTTTGGGCAGAATTAGAAAGACAGGTCCGTATCAGAGGAAAGATCTCTAAAGTTTCCAGAGAAAATTCAGAAAACTATTTTCATTCCAGACCATTTGCGAGCCAAATAGGAGCACTCGCTTCTTCTCAGAGTGACCCTGTTAATGATAGATCTATTTTAGATAAACATTATGAAGAGCTCAAACTAAAGTATGAAGGCAAAACTGTTCCTTTACCAGAAAACTGGGGAGGATATATATTAGAAGCTTCTGAAATAGAATTTTGGCAGGGACGAAGAAGCCGCTTACATGATCGGATCTTATTCCAAAAAGAAAGCGGCTCTTGGGCAAAAATCAGACTACAACCTTAG
- a CDS encoding prepilin peptidase, with translation MAEYYSEFPYLIFFIWIGGVLVSFSMGSFYSTLAYRILRFYYGKERKIGSKLFRLKKILIEPSACESCGTQIKGAAIIPVFGYWISKKECSSCKTPINPLYSLCEAIFGLLFVASFLLSGKLLGSFAFVALCGHLLVAASTDFKKFSLDYENLPFIVLFGALANYLLFDSVPGKAELILYVSFSAVFFLIYFIFPASMGFADAIFAPAFAFLSMHPWWIFFLNSSYGIAIIITVLKRKKGESLRQVPIPMGVYFSIGLVLTFLGRMLSNSGLLPNWADLIL, from the coding sequence TTGGCGGAGTACTATTCCGAATTCCCATATTTAATCTTTTTCATATGGATTGGAGGCGTTTTAGTCTCCTTCTCCATGGGAAGTTTTTATTCTACCTTAGCTTATAGGATCCTTAGATTCTATTATGGAAAAGAAAGAAAGATTGGTTCTAAACTTTTCAGACTTAAGAAAATCCTAATAGAACCTTCTGCCTGCGAATCCTGTGGAACACAGATCAAAGGTGCTGCAATCATTCCAGTATTCGGATATTGGATCTCTAAAAAAGAATGCAGCAGTTGCAAAACTCCAATCAATCCCTTATATTCTTTATGCGAGGCAATATTCGGATTATTGTTTGTAGCCTCCTTTCTTCTTTCCGGAAAATTATTGGGTAGTTTTGCATTTGTAGCTTTATGCGGACATCTATTAGTCGCGGCAAGCACAGACTTCAAAAAGTTTTCTTTGGATTATGAAAATTTGCCGTTTATCGTTCTGTTTGGAGCATTAGCAAATTATCTATTATTCGATTCTGTTCCGGGCAAAGCAGAATTGATCTTGTACGTTTCCTTCTCCGCCGTATTCTTCTTAATATATTTTATATTTCCAGCGAGTATGGGATTTGCGGATGCGATATTTGCTCCGGCATTTGCATTTTTGAGCATGCATCCTTGGTGGATCTTCTTCTTAAATTCTTCCTATGGGATCGCGATCATTATCACTGTCCTGAAAAGAAAAAAAGGCGAAAGTCTCAGACAAGTTCCGATCCCGATGGGAGTGTATTTTTCGATCGGCCTAGTATTGACATTTCTGGGTAGAATGCTTTCAAATTCAGGTTTACTTCCCAACTGGGCAGATCTCATTCTATAA
- a CDS encoding pyridoxal phosphate-dependent aminotransferase, whose amino-acid sequence MSQSTLDYVLAQRIQGLDSSAIRKAFELAGTLKDPINLSIGQPHFPCPPNIVEAGVKALRDGKTAYTLTAGIPELKEALSQKYKQENGIDYASPDRLLVTSGISSAFLLLFNSLLNEGDECLVVTPHFLMYPAYIKIYGGKMNTISEDFQPEDLNVFKDKKLKIIIFSTPSNPTGTVLTKKQLTALAELAEKTGAYLISDEIYEKFDYDKSFLSVGSFYERAITLSGFSKTYSMTGLRLASIVAPAPIIKTLTTLQQYTLVCAPSVTQWMGIEALKTEMQPYIDDYKEKRDYVYENLKDHYQLKKSGGAFYFFLKIKEKDDDFVVRAVKEKGLILVPGYIFVDSKEYIRISFASEWENLKRGITALKELAS is encoded by the coding sequence ATGAGCCAGAGTACCCTTGATTATGTACTAGCGCAAAGAATCCAAGGTTTGGATTCCTCAGCCATCCGAAAAGCATTCGAACTTGCCGGGACATTAAAAGACCCGATCAATCTTTCCATTGGACAACCTCATTTTCCTTGTCCTCCTAATATTGTAGAAGCTGGAGTCAAAGCCTTACGTGACGGAAAAACTGCTTATACTTTAACCGCAGGAATTCCAGAACTAAAAGAAGCTCTTTCTCAAAAATACAAACAGGAAAACGGGATCGATTACGCAAGCCCAGATCGCCTTTTAGTTACTTCAGGTATCAGCTCCGCGTTTTTATTACTTTTCAATTCTCTTTTAAACGAAGGAGATGAGTGTCTTGTAGTAACTCCTCACTTCTTAATGTATCCTGCTTATATCAAAATTTACGGCGGGAAGATGAATACGATCTCTGAAGATTTCCAACCTGAAGATCTGAATGTATTCAAGGATAAGAAGTTAAAGATCATTATCTTCTCCACTCCTTCTAACCCTACCGGAACTGTTTTAACTAAAAAACAATTAACTGCACTTGCTGAACTTGCAGAAAAAACGGGAGCTTATCTGATCTCAGACGAGATTTATGAAAAGTTCGATTATGATAAGTCTTTCTTATCTGTTGGATCTTTTTATGAAAGAGCAATCACTCTTTCCGGATTTTCTAAAACATATAGTATGACTGGACTTAGACTTGCATCCATAGTCGCTCCTGCTCCTATTATAAAAACATTAACAACTTTGCAGCAATATACTTTGGTTTGTGCACCTTCTGTAACCCAATGGATGGGAATAGAAGCTCTCAAAACTGAGATGCAACCTTATATAGATGATTATAAGGAAAAAAGGGATTATGTTTACGAAAATTTAAAGGATCATTACCAGCTGAAAAAAAGCGGGGGTGCATTCTACTTCTTCTTAAAAATAAAGGAGAAGGACGATGATTTTGTTGTAAGAGCTGTAAAAGAAAAAGGCCTGATCTTAGTTCCTGGTTATATATTCGTAGATTCCAAAGAATATATTCGTATCAGTTTCGCTTCCGAATGGGAGAATCTGAAACGAGGCATAACTGCACTAAAAGAACTGGCTTCTTAA
- a CDS encoding AAA family ATPase, producing the protein MDTISIAGIKVPKSKLGNNSGSLGSDLVETDSTIRNLQNILYPLLESRPVLLVGDAGVGKNALIYYINFKRNHPTARFSFNEDTLPEDLIGSYRLLLDGKGFAWGDGPLTSAVRSGASFVADEMNLCPPHIIKRFSTVYESNYLELIEGDGTRIHGAEGFNFIGTQNPSEGFEGRKPLPFDITRYYSTVFIDPHTPDEILFILGKLYPNMDTDILKSCIRISLETETKVVSGSLGKGDLEKYHFNIRNLKKLCNRILALKADQPELRFRELWNFYVEPFRKEDDRNSQIELLLKETGLKSKPNLPEPKFEVHKGSLFCNDKEIHITNENTAKEILSSVPMPLKLREFAEKVYSAVQFKENVLIEYSEEQDPQLILPLFTEISGVPLEAVHLCKGIHTADIIGALKPIAGSQVGWVDGPLTKGIREGGNILITNLEAAGAELVEKLNMLTDDARALVLPPESSEDKPLSLKEDSRIFALKLFRKTKSTPTISRAFRNRFTSVLFPELEDIATLKEILNFYLPEGDLVSKMAEFHTKIKDLAKKRTIGSANLMPYTFGLSNLLQWKDHILRYADESLGKEGLREIALRGGKIAYSNQVSDPGERKELERILEFSLSGIEIVSDFFQTLEDKKKKTLTPSTEIEKKRWWDPELHKREPLTGKAELKNSGRELREGLEINTPETGGQRKEGPDAWYGQETRGNMGQGEPAGGGGAWGYRTEELYKAFLAKRRILWEYTIQTSIKEFKEVFGRSLEEVELNLERLFDPEIDINRMYRSEGSRIDTRKYISFLSGKGDSKVFDKTTIDKDEEKLKGVEVAFLVSKSRRIFNFEYSVATLSAMLSSAHILDEHDVNFSVTAYSDRMNRKDRIDLVQVKRMDEYFDSKKEEEMFDSIRSDWQGDSIEEYQLLEQIESYFSPEAQTKILVMISDFRGQRGKTEIEHEIQSRDNKRLKAEILKHSNKNYVFLGVGLGRRYIAEHLFPDSIQITSENFYNMPNLIGAELGRLILTHHSSR; encoded by the coding sequence ATGGATACAATTTCAATCGCCGGCATCAAAGTACCTAAGTCTAAATTAGGAAATAACTCCGGCTCTTTAGGTTCCGATCTGGTGGAAACAGATTCCACGATTAGGAATTTGCAAAATATTCTGTATCCTCTTCTGGAATCTCGCCCTGTACTTCTTGTTGGAGATGCTGGGGTAGGTAAAAACGCACTTATCTATTATATTAATTTCAAAAGAAATCATCCAACTGCAAGATTTAGTTTTAACGAAGATACTCTTCCAGAAGATCTGATCGGTTCTTATCGTTTACTCTTGGATGGAAAAGGTTTCGCTTGGGGAGATGGGCCATTAACTTCTGCAGTTAGAAGTGGTGCAAGTTTTGTGGCGGATGAAATGAACCTTTGTCCACCTCATATCATCAAACGTTTTTCTACAGTCTATGAATCCAATTATCTAGAGCTGATCGAAGGTGATGGAACTCGTATCCATGGTGCAGAAGGTTTTAATTTTATAGGAACCCAGAACCCTTCCGAAGGATTTGAAGGACGTAAACCACTTCCTTTCGATATCACAAGATATTATTCTACAGTATTTATAGATCCTCATACTCCTGACGAGATCTTGTTCATCTTAGGAAAATTATATCCGAATATGGACACTGATATTCTCAAATCATGTATCCGTATTTCTTTAGAGACCGAGACAAAAGTAGTTTCAGGTAGTTTAGGAAAAGGTGATTTAGAAAAATATCACTTCAATATCCGAAATCTTAAAAAACTTTGTAATCGTATCCTGGCTTTAAAAGCAGATCAACCTGAGCTTAGATTCAGAGAACTCTGGAATTTTTACGTAGAACCATTCCGCAAGGAAGATGATCGCAATTCTCAAATTGAACTTCTACTCAAAGAAACTGGATTAAAATCCAAGCCGAATCTTCCTGAGCCTAAATTCGAAGTGCATAAGGGATCTTTATTCTGTAACGATAAGGAAATCCATATTACCAACGAAAATACTGCAAAAGAAATTCTATCTTCTGTTCCAATGCCTTTAAAACTAAGAGAGTTTGCGGAGAAGGTTTACTCTGCAGTTCAATTTAAAGAAAACGTTCTGATAGAATATTCTGAAGAGCAAGATCCTCAGCTCATTCTACCTTTATTTACTGAGATCAGCGGGGTTCCTTTGGAAGCGGTTCATCTTTGTAAAGGCATCCATACTGCAGATATTATTGGTGCATTAAAGCCGATCGCAGGATCTCAAGTAGGTTGGGTTGATGGTCCTCTTACTAAAGGGATTAGAGAAGGTGGAAATATCCTGATCACAAACCTGGAAGCTGCGGGTGCAGAATTAGTAGAAAAATTGAATATGCTTACGGATGATGCAAGAGCGCTTGTTCTTCCTCCTGAAAGTTCCGAAGATAAACCTCTTTCTTTAAAGGAAGATTCTCGTATCTTTGCACTTAAATTATTCAGAAAGACTAAGTCTACTCCTACTATTTCCAGAGCATTCCGTAACAGATTTACTTCTGTTCTATTCCCTGAGCTGGAAGATATTGCAACACTTAAAGAAATCTTAAACTTCTATCTGCCGGAAGGAGATCTTGTCTCTAAAATGGCGGAGTTTCATACCAAGATTAAGGATCTTGCCAAAAAGAGAACCATTGGTTCTGCAAATTTGATGCCTTATACATTCGGACTTTCTAATCTTCTACAATGGAAGGATCATATTCTTCGTTATGCAGATGAGTCTCTCGGAAAAGAGGGACTACGTGAAATTGCACTTAGAGGCGGAAAGATCGCTTACTCTAACCAAGTTTCAGATCCTGGAGAGAGAAAAGAGTTGGAGAGAATTTTAGAATTCTCCTTATCAGGAATCGAGATTGTATCGGACTTCTTCCAAACTTTGGAGGATAAGAAAAAAAAAACTCTGACCCCTTCTACCGAAATAGAAAAGAAACGTTGGTGGGATCCAGAACTTCATAAGAGAGAACCTCTTACTGGAAAAGCGGAACTCAAAAACTCGGGAAGAGAATTAAGGGAAGGCCTGGAGATCAATACTCCTGAAACAGGTGGCCAAAGAAAAGAAGGACCTGATGCCTGGTACGGACAAGAGACCAGAGGAAACATGGGCCAAGGTGAACCTGCAGGCGGAGGTGGAGCCTGGGGTTATCGCACTGAAGAATTATACAAAGCATTCTTAGCAAAACGTAGAATACTTTGGGAATACACAATCCAAACAAGCATCAAAGAATTTAAGGAAGTATTCGGACGCAGTTTGGAAGAGGTAGAACTGAATCTTGAAAGACTTTTTGATCCGGAGATAGATATCAACCGGATGTATAGAAGCGAAGGTTCTCGCATTGACACTCGAAAATATATATCCTTTCTCTCCGGAAAAGGGGACTCTAAAGTATTCGATAAGACTACAATCGATAAGGACGAGGAAAAACTAAAAGGTGTAGAAGTTGCCTTTCTGGTTTCCAAGTCCCGTAGGATCTTCAACTTCGAATATTCAGTCGCTACATTATCCGCTATGCTCTCCAGCGCTCATATCTTGGATGAACATGATGTAAACTTCTCCGTAACAGCTTATTCGGATAGAATGAACCGAAAAGACAGGATCGATCTAGTCCAAGTGAAACGAATGGACGAATACTTCGATTCTAAGAAGGAAGAAGAGATGTTTGATTCTATCCGATCCGACTGGCAAGGGGATTCAATCGAAGAATACCAGCTCTTAGAACAGATAGAATCCTACTTTTCCCCGGAGGCCCAGACGAAAATACTGGTTATGATTTCGGACTTTAGGGGACAAAGGGGTAAAACGGAGATCGAACACGAGATCCAATCCCGAGACAATAAACGTCTAAAGGCAGAGATCCTTAAACATTCGAATAAAAATTACGTGTTTTTGGGTGTGGGACTCGGACGCAGATATATTGCGGAGCATTTATTTCCGGATTCTATCCAAATCACTTCTGAAAACTTTTATAATATGCCGAATTTAATCGGAGCAGAACTGGGAAGATTGATCCTCACTCACCATTCTTCCCGATAA
- the smpB gene encoding SsrA-binding protein: MATKKEKDNSPQPLVNKKAKFNFELISFIEAGIVLSGSEVKSLREKKANLTDAFAKIKNGEVYLDSFSITPYKNGGYTNHPDIRPRKLLLNRKEIDKLDKQIKEKGLVLVATKVYFKDNRWAKVELALGKPKKLYDKREDMKKSDAKLEIARAMKTKNYS; this comes from the coding sequence ATGGCAACGAAGAAGGAAAAAGACAATAGCCCTCAACCTCTGGTAAATAAAAAAGCCAAGTTTAACTTCGAATTGATCTCATTCATCGAAGCAGGCATCGTTTTGTCTGGATCCGAAGTTAAAAGTCTCAGAGAAAAAAAAGCAAACCTGACTGATGCATTTGCTAAGATTAAGAATGGAGAAGTTTACCTGGATAGTTTTTCCATTACTCCGTACAAGAACGGAGGATATACAAACCATCCTGATATTCGCCCACGTAAACTTCTATTGAATAGAAAAGAGATAGATAAACTAGATAAACAGATCAAAGAAAAGGGATTGGTGCTCGTCGCTACTAAAGTATATTTTAAAGACAACCGTTGGGCGAAAGTGGAGTTAGCATTAGGAAAACCTAAAAAACTCTACGATAAACGGGAAGATATGAAAAAAAGCGACGCAAAACTGGAAATCGCGAGAGCGATGAAGACCAAGAATTACTCCTAA
- the der gene encoding ribosome biogenesis GTPase Der, whose amino-acid sequence MSSKKRVPIISIVGRQNVGKSTLFNALLKKKLAITEDYPGVTRDVLRARVLNPERGLDFILADTPGLDIERPESLEEAVLENAFRQVAESDLVVFLLDLHEVTSYDSRLIDKFRKDPELNQIPVLYCVNKVDHPEDEEDLDSFYKMGLSEILPISAIGRRNLPLLLEKIAFLLPTAKRKNQTTEEGETPSTSTEDFSLAIVGKPNAGKSSLLNALCGYDRAVVSEVAGTTRDSVDTTVTFDGKKIRITDTAGIRRKSDKAEALEFYSYQRTKRTIENSDVVIHLLDALKGFGEFDKKIVGMLQEEGKPFLLAVNKWDAIEDKDNDSFKNYQERLYSRFPLLREIQIITLSAKEKQRIHKMMEMTIDLAARSKKKISTSELNQSLRAWMAEAGRSFSANKPPKMLYCTQVSVSPFHLILFVNHIDYFKSNLLAFIKKKLTEKYNLKGIPIRLELRSDRK is encoded by the coding sequence ATGTCCTCTAAAAAAAGAGTTCCAATTATTAGCATTGTAGGACGCCAGAACGTTGGCAAGTCCACATTATTCAACGCACTTCTTAAAAAGAAATTAGCGATCACCGAAGATTATCCTGGTGTGACGCGTGATGTTCTTCGTGCTCGTGTTTTAAATCCGGAGAGGGGGCTTGATTTTATTCTCGCCGATACTCCGGGTCTGGATATAGAAAGACCAGAAAGTTTAGAAGAAGCAGTTCTCGAAAATGCTTTCAGACAAGTTGCTGAATCAGACCTTGTAGTTTTTCTTTTAGATCTACATGAAGTTACTTCTTATGATTCCAGACTCATTGATAAATTCAGAAAAGATCCGGAACTAAATCAGATACCAGTATTGTACTGCGTAAACAAAGTGGATCATCCGGAAGACGAAGAAGATCTAGATTCTTTTTATAAGATGGGTTTGTCTGAGATCCTACCAATTTCTGCCATAGGAAGAAGGAACCTGCCTCTTCTTTTGGAAAAAATTGCATTCTTACTTCCAACTGCGAAAAGAAAAAACCAAACCACGGAAGAAGGAGAAACACCTTCTACTTCTACGGAAGATTTCAGTCTTGCAATCGTAGGTAAACCAAACGCTGGAAAATCCAGTTTATTAAATGCACTTTGTGGATATGATAGAGCAGTTGTGAGCGAAGTTGCAGGAACAACTAGAGACTCTGTGGATACCACCGTTACATTTGACGGTAAAAAGATCCGTATCACAGACACTGCAGGTATCCGTAGAAAATCTGATAAGGCAGAAGCCTTGGAATTTTACTCTTACCAAAGAACAAAAAGAACCATCGAAAATTCGGATGTGGTCATTCATCTTTTAGATGCGCTCAAAGGATTTGGAGAATTCGATAAAAAGATCGTAGGAATGCTCCAAGAAGAAGGAAAACCATTCTTACTCGCTGTAAATAAATGGGATGCAATAGAAGATAAGGATAATGATTCCTTTAAAAACTACCAAGAACGTTTATACTCCAGATTTCCTCTCTTAAGAGAGATACAAATTATCACTCTAAGCGCTAAGGAAAAACAAAGAATTCATAAGATGATGGAGATGACCATTGATCTAGCGGCTCGTTCTAAGAAAAAAATCTCCACTTCTGAATTGAACCAATCGCTTAGAGCTTGGATGGCGGAAGCAGGTAGGTCCTTCTCCGCAAACAAACCTCCTAAGATGTTGTATTGTACTCAAGTTTCTGTTTCTCCATTTCATCTTATCTTATTCGTAAACCATATAGATTATTTTAAATCCAATTTATTGGCATTCATTAAGAAGAAGTTAACTGAGAAATATAATTTGAAAGGGATACCGATCCGTTTAGAATTGAGATCTGATAGAAAATGA
- the plsY gene encoding glycerol-3-phosphate 1-O-acyltransferase PlsY: MNELYSYFLPASFLLGSIPFGFLAAKYKGIDIRKKGSGNIGATNVTRMLGWKIGLPVLLLDIVKGAVFPLTIRLIYGESQELLSLFCGVVAVLGHMFSPFLKFKGGKGVATSFGVFAVLAPGPILITLIVFLSLKKIYGFVSIGSIGGAITLPISYYLLSLIEGKSFNTPIFWAIICISSTILVLHRTNLIRLIKGQEFASDKEKYKDQE, translated from the coding sequence ATGAACGAACTGTATTCATATTTTTTACCGGCATCTTTTCTTTTAGGCTCTATTCCTTTTGGATTTTTGGCCGCTAAATATAAAGGCATAGATATCAGGAAAAAAGGAAGCGGGAATATCGGTGCCACAAATGTAACCCGTATGCTTGGTTGGAAGATTGGACTTCCAGTTTTACTTTTAGATATAGTTAAGGGAGCAGTTTTTCCACTCACCATCCGATTGATCTACGGAGAATCCCAAGAGTTACTTTCTCTTTTTTGCGGAGTTGTTGCTGTCCTTGGTCATATGTTTTCTCCCTTCTTAAAGTTTAAAGGGGGGAAGGGAGTGGCGACTAGCTTCGGAGTATTTGCAGTGCTTGCTCCAGGACCAATACTAATCACATTGATTGTATTCTTAAGTTTGAAAAAGATCTATGGATTTGTGTCCATCGGTTCTATCGGAGGAGCAATCACTCTACCCATTTCGTATTATCTGCTTTCTTTAATAGAAGGAAAAAGTTTTAATACACCTATCTTTTGGGCCATAATATGTATCAGTTCTACAATCTTGGTTTTACATAGAACCAATCTGATCCGATTGATCAAAGGCCAAGAGTTTGCTTCTGATAAAGAGAAGTATAAAGACCAAGAATAA
- a CDS encoding DMT family transporter, with protein sequence MFQNQSIKFFILLVIAMVSWGFAWPSAKSIVGTEPPIVIVFWRFLATALSLVPVLIIRKESIALPDKKGLLQVVIGAVLYTIYNQFFLLGLSQGLAGAGGVLVTTMNPIFTYILVHTFQRKLPSGKEFIGLFIGLTGGFLLLKIWEGDWTLLFQSGNVYFLLCAFSWAILSMNSHSTGQRMSPMVYSFYVFSIGTVLDLFLAFPYDLGGVMDNDWNFWVQLLYLSVISTTFGTTVYFYASSRLGSRTASSFIFLVPVTALFGSWIFLGEEPKLSTLLGGLFAISSVIILNRTQGKKEEVSATEEELEVPN encoded by the coding sequence ATGTTCCAAAATCAATCTATAAAATTCTTTATCCTACTCGTGATCGCCATGGTGAGTTGGGGATTCGCCTGGCCTTCGGCAAAATCAATCGTGGGCACGGAACCTCCGATCGTAATCGTATTCTGGAGGTTCTTAGCAACGGCGCTTTCTTTAGTTCCAGTTCTGATCATCAGAAAAGAATCAATCGCCTTACCTGATAAAAAAGGATTACTACAGGTTGTAATAGGCGCAGTATTATACACGATATACAATCAATTCTTCTTATTAGGACTTAGCCAAGGTTTGGCCGGAGCAGGTGGAGTACTCGTTACCACAATGAATCCGATCTTTACGTATATTTTGGTCCACACATTCCAAAGAAAACTTCCTTCCGGGAAAGAATTCATAGGTTTATTCATAGGATTAACCGGCGGATTCTTACTCTTAAAAATTTGGGAAGGAGATTGGACGTTACTATTCCAATCAGGAAACGTTTACTTTTTACTTTGCGCATTTAGTTGGGCGATTTTAAGTATGAATAGCCATAGCACGGGACAAAGAATGTCTCCTATGGTTTATAGCTTTTATGTATTCAGCATTGGAACAGTTCTGGATCTATTTCTTGCATTTCCATATGATCTAGGCGGAGTGATGGATAATGATTGGAATTTCTGGGTTCAGTTACTTTATCTTTCCGTAATATCTACAACTTTCGGGACTACAGTGTATTTTTATGCATCCAGTAGATTGGGATCCAGGACGGCGAGTTCGTTTATATTCTTAGTTCCAGTCACGGCCCTCTTCGGAAGTTGGATCTTTTTGGGAGAAGAGCCTAAATTAAGCACATTACTTGGCGGATTATTTGCTATTTCTTCAGTGATTATATTAAATAGAACGCAAGGTAAAAAAGAAGAAGTTTCTGCAACGGAAGAAGAGCTAGAAGTTCCGAATTAA